The following coding sequences are from one Neovison vison isolate M4711 chromosome X, ASM_NN_V1, whole genome shotgun sequence window:
- the PSMD10 gene encoding 26S proteasome non-ATPase regulatory subunit 10 isoform X2 produces MEGCVSNLMVCNLAYSGKLEELKERILADKSLATRTDQDSRTALHWACSAGHTEIVEFLLQLGVPVNDKDDAGWSPLHIAASAGRDEIVKALLGKGAQVNAVNQNGCTPLHYAASKNRHEIAVMLLEGGANPDAKDHYEATAMHRAAAKDT; encoded by the exons ATGGAGGGGTGTGTGTCCAACCTAATGGTCTGCAACTTGGCCTACAGCGGAAAGCTGGAGGAGTTGAAGGAGAGGATCCTGGCGGATAAATCCCTGGCTACTAGGACTGACCAG GACAGCAGAACCGCGTTGCACTGGGCGTGCTCAGCCGGACATACAGAAATTGTGGAATTCTTGCTGCAACTTGGAGTGCCAGTGAACGATAAAGATGAT GCAGGTTGGTCTCCTCTTCATATTGCTGCTTCTGCTGGCCGTGATGAGATCGTAAAAGCCCTTCTGGGTAAAGGTGCTCAAGTGAATGCTGTCAACCAAAATGGCTGTACGCCCCTACATTACGCAGCTTCCAAAAACAGGCATGAG ATCGCTGTCATGTTACTGGAAGGCGGGGCTAATCCAGATGCTAAGGACCATTATGAGGCTACAGCAATGCACCGGGCGGCAGCCAAGG ACACTTAG
- the PSMD10 gene encoding 26S proteasome non-ATPase regulatory subunit 10 isoform X1, protein MEGCVSNLMVCNLAYSGKLEELKERILADKSLATRTDQDSRTALHWACSAGHTEIVEFLLQLGVPVNDKDDAGWSPLHIAASAGRDEIVKALLGKGAQVNAVNQNGCTPLHYAASKNRHEIAVMLLEGGANPDAKDHYEATAMHRAAAKGNLKMIHILLYYKASTNIQDTEGNTPLHLACDEERVEEAKLLVSQGASIYIENKEEKTPLQVAKGGLGLILKRMVEG, encoded by the exons ATGGAGGGGTGTGTGTCCAACCTAATGGTCTGCAACTTGGCCTACAGCGGAAAGCTGGAGGAGTTGAAGGAGAGGATCCTGGCGGATAAATCCCTGGCTACTAGGACTGACCAG GACAGCAGAACCGCGTTGCACTGGGCGTGCTCAGCCGGACATACAGAAATTGTGGAATTCTTGCTGCAACTTGGAGTGCCAGTGAACGATAAAGATGAT GCAGGTTGGTCTCCTCTTCATATTGCTGCTTCTGCTGGCCGTGATGAGATCGTAAAAGCCCTTCTGGGTAAAGGTGCTCAAGTGAATGCTGTCAACCAAAATGGCTGTACGCCCCTACATTACGCAGCTTCCAAAAACAGGCATGAG ATCGCTGTCATGTTACTGGAAGGCGGGGCTAATCCAGATGCTAAGGACCATTATGAGGCTACAGCAATGCACCGGGCGGCAGCCAAGGGTAACTTGAAGATGATTCATATCCTTCTGTACTACAAAGCATCCACAAATATCCAAGACACTGAGGGTAACACTCCTCT ACACTTAGCCTGTGACGAGGAGAGAGTGGAAGAAGCGAAACTGCTGGTGTCCCAAGGAGCAAGTATTTACattgagaataaagaagaaaagacaccCCTGCAAGTGGCCAAAGGTGGTCTGGGTTTAATACTCAAGAGAATGGTGGAAGGTTAA